A stretch of DNA from Micromonospora sp. NBC_01813:
GTCGGCGTGCCCCGGCGTGTCGATGATGTTGATGACGACCGGGTCACCCTGGTCGGGCAGGTAGGTGATCGCGGTGTTCTTGGCCAGGATGGTGATGCCCTTTTCCCGCTCCAGGTCCATGGAGTCAAGCGCGCGGTCGGACATTTCAGCACGGGTGTGCAGTTGGCCGCCTTGGCGCAGCATCGCGTCAACCAAGGTGGTCTTACCGTGGTCGACATGCGCGATGATGGCCACGTTGCGGAGATCGGAGCGGGTCTGCATGGCTCTATCCTCCCGGAATCCGGTTGGCCGCCCGCCAGCGGGTCCGCCAGGATCACCCAGCTGGCGGGCGTTACCGGTCACCGCAGGTCAACGGCAGCGGCGTGGGGTGGGCGCAGGCCCTCGGCCGGGTCGGTCGGCGGGGTCGGGTCGGGTCGGCGGGCGAGCGCGCCGGGCCACCAGAATCGGCGTCCGAGCACCATCGCGATCGCCGGCACCAGCAGGGTCCGCACGAGCAGGGTGTCCAGCAGTACGCCGAACCCGACGATGATCCCGATTTCGGTGAGGGTGACCAGTGGCAGTACCCCGAGGACGGCGAAGACCGCGGCGAGCAGGATGCCGGCACTGGTGATCACCCCGCCGGTGACGGCCAGCGCGGTCCGCATCCCCTGCCGGGTGCCCTGGGTGGGGGTCTCCTCCCGGGCCCGGGTGGTCAGGAAGATGTTGTAGTCGACGCCGAGGGCGACCAGGAACAGGAACGCCAGCAGCGGCACGCTGGTGTCCAGCGCGGGGTAGCCGAGGACCTGGGTGAACAGGGTGGTGGCGGCGCCGAGCGCGGCGAAGAAGGTGGCGACGACGGTGCCGACCAGGATCAGCGGCGCGATCAGGGAGCGCAGCAGCACGATCAGCACCGCCAGCACCACGACGAGCACCAGGGGTACGACGACCCGTAGGTCGCGCAGGGCCGCTTCGCGGGTGTCCAGGTTGGCGGCGACGGATCCGCCGACCAGGGCGTCGGCGTCGGGTACGGCACCGACGGCGGCCCGTAGGTCGCGGACGGTCTGGTAGCTCTGGGCGCTGTCCGGCTCGGCCCGCAGGACGACCTCGATGACGGTGAGGTCGTCGCTGCCGCCGGTGGGTCGGGCACTGGCCACCCCGTCGACGGTGCCGGCGGCGTCGAGTACCTGTTGTTCGCGGCCGGCGTCGGCGATGACGAGGACCGGGTCGGCGGTGCCGGCCGGGAATGACCGGGACAGGGTGGCCAGGCCGTCGATCGATTCGGCGCTGACCCGGAACTGTTCGGTCTTGCTGAGTCCGAGCCGGGCGTCGAACAGTCCGGTGGCGAGGACGGCGAGCAGCAGCACCGATCCGGCCAGGACGGTACGGGGGCGGCGGCTGACCAGGTTGCCGGCGCGGGCCCAGATCCCGGTACGGGTGGGGTCGGCCTGTCCGGGACGGGGGACGAAGGGCCAGAACAGTCCGCGTCCACAGACGGACAGGGCGGCGGGCAGGACGACGAGTCCGTACAGGGCTGCGGTGCTGATGCCGACGGCGCCGGCGACGCCGATCGCCCGGTCGTTGGCGAGGATCGCGGCGAGCAGGGTGAGCAGGCTGAGTACGACGGTGAGGGCGCTGGCGGTGATCGCCGGTCCGGCGGAGCCGAGGGCGCGGCGCAGCGCGTGGCGGCGGTCGGGTTCGCGGCGTAGTTCCTCGCGGTAGCGGGCGATGAGCAGCAGGGCGTAGTTGGTGCCGGCGCCGAAGACGAGGACGTCGACGATGCCGGTGGTGGACGGGTCGATCCGCAGGTCGATAGCGCGGCTGACGATGGCGATGAGTCCGTTGCTGACCACGTCGGCGGTGCCGACCACGGCGAGCGGGACGAGCCACAGCCAGGGGCTGCGGTAGGTGATCAGCAGCAGAGTGGCGACGACGGCGACGGTGGCGGCGAGCAGGGTGACGTTGGCGCCGTCGAAGGCCGCCGCGACGTCGGCGGTGAATCCGGCGCCGCCGGTGAGTTCGGCGGTGGCGCCGGCGGGCAGGCCGGCGCGGGCCTCGGCGCGCAGCCGGTCGACGATGTCGCCGAGCCGTTCGATGTCGATCTCGGCCGGGAGCGGGACGGCGACCAGCGCGGCGGTCCGGTCGGGTGCGAAGACGGGTGGGCTGACCTCGCCGCCGACGGCGTCGCGGGCGAAGGCGTCGCGGTCGGCGGCGATGGCCGCTTCGTCGGCGGCGGTGAGTGGGCGGCCGTCGCGGGAGTAGACGACCAGTGCCGGGTTGAGCTGCCCGCCTGGCAGTTGCCGGCGCAGTTCGGCGACCTGGACGGACTCGGCGGTGTCGGGCAGGGCGCCGGTGGGGTCGTTGCCGGTGCGGGGGTCACCGGCGAAGGTGATCACCAGGGTGGAGAAGGCCGCTGCGGCGAGCAGCACCAGCCAGGCGCTCCATCTGCCGCAGATGATCGCGGTCAACCGGGATCCGATCGTGGTTGCCATCGCTGACCTCGTCCCTCGCTGGCCGCCAGATAGTACGGCTGTCGAATATCTCGTTCATCGAGACTATAGCGGTACTGGGATAGGGTTTCGCCAGGGCGTCGAACGGAGGACCAGGGTTGAGCGCCGGCGTGTGGGGGCCCCGGCCGAGCGGCCGGCAGGCCGTGGTGTCCGAGATCATCCGTCGGCTGCGCGGCTACACCGTCGAAGCCGGTCACGTCGGGCACGCCTTCGCCGCGCTGCACGACCTGCACGCCACCGACCTGCAGGCGCTGATCGCGGTGATGGACGCCGAACAGTCCGGTGACCCGATCACCCCCGGTGTGCTGGCCACCCAGCTGAACCTCACCTCCAGTTCGGTCACCGCGCTGGTCGACCGGCTGGAGCGGGCCGGGCACCTGCACCGCGACCGCGACGCCAGCGACCGGCGCAAGGTGCGGCTGCGGTACGCGGCCGGCGGTGCCGAGCTGGCCCGGGAGTTCTTCGCGCCGCTCGGGCGGCGCACCGACGCGGTGATGGCCGGCTTCACCGACGACGAGTTGGAGACGGTCCGGCGGTTCCTCGTGGCGATGGGGGACTCCACCCGGGCACACCGCGACGAGGTCCGCGCCGCCGCCCGTACCGTCGTGCGCCCCGGACCGGTGCCGGTGCTGCCGGCTGACGGTGCTGCCGGCTGACCGCCCGCCGGGCGGGCGTCGCGCCCGGGTCGGCCCGCGACGGCTGATCCGGGTCCGCCGGGACCTGTCGGTGCGTACCCGTGACGGGTTGCGGCTGAGGACCGACCACTACGTCGCGCCGGTCGGTCGGGCGCCGGCCGTGCTCATCCGTACGCCGTACGGCCGGGGTGGTCCGATCCGGCTGCTCGGTCTGCTGCTGGCCAGCCGGGGCTGGCATGTCCTGGTGCAGTCCTGCCGGGGCACCTTCGGTTCCGACGGGGAGTTCGAGCCGCTGCGCCACGAGTGGGCCGACGGGCTGGACACCCTGGAGTGGTTGCGTCGCCAGCCCTGGTACGACGGCCGGCTCGGCACCTTCGGGATCAGCTACCAGGGTTTCGGGCAGTGGGCGAGCGCGGCGCACGCCGGGACGGATCTGCGGGCCATGGTGGCCGTGGTCACCGCGGCGCAGATTCGCGATTCCACGTACGCGGGCGGATCGTTCTCGCTGGACACGATCCTGACCTGGGCTGAGCTGCTCTCCGCGCAGCGGGTGCCGTGGCTGGCCCGGCGGCGGGAGTTGCTGCGGGGTCAGCCACGGCTGAGAGCCGGCCTGGGGCACCTGCCGTTGGCCGAGGCGGACCGGATCGCGACCGGGGCGGCGGTGCCGTTCTTTCAGCAGTGGCTGGATCAGCACCAGCCGGGTGCGGCCTACTGGCGTTCCCGGACGTTCCACCGGGAGATCGCCCAGGTGCGGGCCCCGGTGTCGATGGTGACCGGGTGGCACGACATCTTCCTGACGGCCCAGTTGGCCGACTACGCCGCGTTGCGGGCCGCTGGCCGTCGACCCGTGCTGACGATCGGGCCGTGGACCCATGGCAGTCCCGGTCTGTTCCGGACCGCGGTGCGCGAGGCGGTGTCGTTCTTCGCCGCGCACCTCGACGCCGAGCCGGCGTCGACGCCCGGTGCGCGGGCGCGGTCGGCCCCGGTCCGGGTGCACGTGGCCGGCGCCGGTTGGCGGCACCTTGCCGACTGGCCGCCACCGGCGACGCCGACCCGGTGGTGCCTGTGGCCTGACGGGCGGCTGGACCGCGCGGTGCCGCCGGTGTCCGCGCCGGACCAGCACGGCTACGACCCGGCCGACCCGACCCCGTCGGTCGGCGGCGCCCTGTTGGTGGCGCAACGGGCCGGGGTGCGCGACAACCGGGCGCTGGAGGCCCGGGCGGATGTGCTGACCTACACCAGCGCCGTTCTGGACGGGCCGGTGGAGGTGATCGGTCCGGTCACCGCCGAGGTCTTCGTCCGCGGCGACCTGCCGCACTTCGACGTCTTCGTCCGGCTGTGCCGGGTCGACCGGTGGGGCCGGTCCTGGAACGTCTGCGATGGACTGACGCGGGTGGACGGTGGGGCCGTCGGGGAGGGTGACGGTGTGCGCCGGGTGCCGGTGGCGCTGTGGCCGACGGCCTGTCGGTTCGGGTCGGGGGATCGGTTGCGGGTGCAGGTCAGCGGGGGCGCCCATCCGCGTTGGGCGCGCAATCCGGGGACCGGCGAACCGCTGGGCACGGCTCGTACGCTGCGTGCCGGGCAGCGGTGGATATTCCACGACCCGGCGCGTTCCTCGGCGCTGTGGCTGCCGGTCACGCAGGGTTGACGTCCGTCTGACAACAATGGCCGGTCGTGATGTGCGGCGACGGGTCCGAGATACGTCAATGAACGTGTTGATTTGCATACTCTGAGTTATTTCCGCTGGTCAGAAGCTTGTCGATCGCGCTATTCTCGAGACAAGGCACCGTCGGACGGGGTATCCGACCACTGAGTCGACGGCACCGGGCGATCGGGCCGACGCCCCACCGACGTGCCAGGTGACACATGAGTGACCGGCCTGGCCGACCGGTGCTCACAGTGGATCGAGCAAGTCTGCTGGCGGCAGTGTTCCTGCGGGCGAGCGGTCCACGCCGGCTGGCCACGGCGAGCCGGTCCCATTCCCGTCGACAACGACCGATCGTCGACCCGACGCCGACCGACCAGTCGACCGCCACCCGGTCGCCCGTCGACCGACGCCGGTCGATCTCACCTGCGCCGGACCGGGCCCACCGGTCGGATCCGGCCCCACCCGTACAGCCGGGGAACCGGCGGATCCACCGATCCGGCCGACGCACCGACCGGCTGGGAAAGGAGGCAATCCACATGGGAATCTGGACCGATCTCGCGACCTGGCGGGGTCCCACCGTCAACAGCGGTAACGGCACCGGCGCCCTCAACGAACCAGCGGATCGGCTCGACGAACACCATGGAATCGTGGTGCACATCGCCGCCGGCTACTTCGAGGGCACGATCGCCTGGCAACGCAATCCGGCGTCGCGGGTGTCGTCGCACTTCGTGGTGGCCAAGGACGGTCGAATCGCCCAGATGGTGGACACCGAGATCCGCGCCTGGACCCAGCGGGCCGGCAACCGTACCTGGCTCAGCATCGAGAACGAGGGGTTCCTGCCGGACCGGCTGACTCCGCAGCAGGTAGAGGCGAACGCCCAGTTGCTGGCCAGGTCACACCGCGAACATGGCGTACCGGTCCGCAACGCGAACAGTCCGCTCGAACGAGGCCTCGGTCATCACAGCATGGGTGCCGAACACGGCTTCGACTGGGGGCACAGCCAGTGTCCCGGCCCGGCGATCGTCGCCCAGAAGCCGACGATCGTCGCCCGGGCGGCACAGATCATCACCCCGATCCGGCCACCGACGCCACCGCGTCCACGTTGGATCATCGACGACCTCGACGACCCGGGAGACAACGTCATGTACCTCGTGCAGTGCACCACCCAGACCCCGAACCCGATCTTCGTCGTCCACGACAGCGGCAAGGTACGCCACATCGGCCCGGCGGAGCTGGCCTACCTGCGCAGCCTGACCGGCGACGACGCCGTACCCACGATCACCGAGTCCGAGCCGTCCGCCTGCTCCCGGCTGCTGGCCGAGGCCCGGGTCTCCCAGGGCTTCCTGCAGAACTGACAGCACCGACAGAACCGACCGGACCCGACCGGCCGCTGCACGCGGCCGGCCAGGGCGTCACCGGGCCGCCGTCGGCGTCCTGACGCCTGCGCCACGTCGGTACGCCCCATCCGCCCGACCGGCACCTCCCCGGGAAGCGGCCACCTCGTCGAGGAAGCCGTGGATCACCCGGGCGAACTCGACCGGATTGTCGTGACTCATCGCGTGCACCACGCCGGGCATCCGGACCAGCCGGGCGTCCGGAGCCTGTCGTCGCAGCTGGGCCGCCCATTCATCGGAGACCAGCGGGTCGCGGGTGCCCCGGCACACCAGCACCGGCGCGCCGACCCGGGCGATCTTGTCCTCGGGCCGGTCGGCCAGCGCCGCGGCGAAGGTCCGCAGCACCCGGCGGACGCCGGCCCGCCGGTAGCCGGTCACCTGCAGCCGCCTCAGCCGCCGCGACTGGGTGGCCCGCTCGAGCCGCCAACGCCACAGCTGGCCAAGCCAGCTGCGCCGATCCCGGTCCACGATCGGGCTGGCCAGCACCACCGCCGACACCCAGTCGGGGGCCTGCGCCGCCGTCTCCAGCACCACCTGGCAGCCGAGCGAGACACCGACCAGCACCACCGGCTCGGTGACCACCGCCGGTAGCCAGCTGGCCAGGGCGGTGCCGAGTTCGGCGACGCCGGGCACCGGATCCGGCTTGCTGCTGTGGCCACAGCCGGGCAGGTCCAGAGCCAGGACCGTCCCGCTGGCGGCGAGCCGCCGCGCCACCGGGACGCAGAGCCCGGCCGCCACTGCGAGACCGTGAACCAGCACGACGGGCGGGCGTCGGCCGCCGCGTACCGCGTCGGCGGTGATCATCGCCGACTGCTCCCAGCACAGGCTGGCGATCGTCCAGCTGGTGTCCGCCGGCGCGCCGGCGCGGACCCGCCAGCTCGGCGCGGCGGGGACCTCGACCCGGCCGGTGACCGGCTGCGGTGCCGGCACGGTCGGCGGCGGCACCAGCAGCACGCTCATCGGGCGCCACGTCCCGACCCGTGGGCCAACGCCGGCTGCCGGCCCCCGGTCACCCGCGCCCCCGGCGGCTCCGGACACCGCACGTTGCCGCCGGTGTGGTCGACGGCCTCGTGGGCGAAGTGGGTCCGGGGCACCGTGCGGGCACTGGCCCGTTCGGTCCGCGCCGGCAGCAGCCGGGCGGCGAGCACCCCGAGCCGGGCACCGGCCCCGACGTAGACCTCCCGGCGTGGCCGGCGAATCAGCCGGCCGACGGCCTGCGCCACCTGGTCGGCGTCGCGGGGACGGGTCGGCGGCACCACCCGCCGGCCGGTCCAATTGGCGGCGTTGCGTAGCAACGGGGTGTCCACCGGCCCGGCCACCACCGTGCACACGGCGATCCCCGGTACGTCGCGTACCTCCTGGCGCGTGCAGTCGCTCAACGCCCGGACGGCGTGCTTGCTCGCCACGTACGCACTCTGCTGGGGTGCCGGCACCCAGCCGGCGACCGACGACACGTTGATCAGGGTGCCGTGTCCCTGGTCCCGGAACCAGGGCAGGACCGCGCGGATGCCGTGGTAGGTGCCGAACAGGTTCGTCTGCACCACCTGATGCCACAGCGGTGCCGGGGACTCCTCGACCGGACCGAACAGGTTCACCCCGGCGTTGTTGACCCATACGTCGATGCGGCCGAAGCGGGCGACGGCCTGCCGGGCGGCGTCGGCCATGGCGTCGGCGTCGGTCACATCCAGCGGTGTCACCAGCACCTGCGCGCCCCGGCCCCGGCATTCGGTGGCCAACGTCTCCAGGGCGTTCTCCCGCCGGGCGAGCAGCACCAGGGTGGCGCCGGCGGCGGCGAAGCGTCGGGCGCAGGCCCGGCCGATTCCGCTGGACGCGCCGGTGACGACGACGACCCGGTCATCGAGGTGTCTGGACACGGTCTCCTCCTGAAGTGGACCCGCACCGCCGTCCCGGCCGCGTCGTGCCGGCGCGGCGCGCAGGGCGACTGCCCAGCGGAGCCGGGTCGAAACGTGATCGGGACTCCGAGGGCCGTTCAGTGGGTGTCGCGGCGGTTTCCGCGCGGGCCGGTGCGGGTAGGGCTGCGACGTCCACCCCGTTGCGTCCCTACCGCGAGGAGCGAACCAGTCATGGGCGACGACAGCCAGCACCCCCGGCAGGATCCGACGCGGCAGTACGGCCAGCGGCAGGGGCAACCGGTGCAGAAGCAGCACCCGCCGGGTAGCACCGCGACGATGGATCCGCAGCCGGACCACGGCGAACAGAGCTACCGGGGCAGCGGCAAGCTGACCGACCGTCGGGCGGTGATCACCGGCGCGGATTCGGGCATCGGCCGGGCGGTCGCGCTGGCGTTCGCCCGAGAAGGTGCCGACGTGTGCTTCTCCTACCTGCCGCAGGAGGAACACGACGCGCGGCAGACGGCCCGGCTGATCGAACAGGCCGGCCGACGGGCGGTGCCGGTGCCGGGCGACATCACCGAGGAGCACCAGTGCGGGGAGTTGGTGCGTCGGGCCGTCGAGGAGTTGGGCGGCATCGACATCCTGGTCAACAACGCCGCGTACCAGATGGCACAGGAGAAGGGGATCGCGGAGATCTCCACCGAGCAGTTCGACCGGGTGCTCAAGACCAACCTGTACGCGATGTTCTGGATCTGCAAGGCGGCGGTCCCGCACATGCCGCCCGGCTCCAGCATCATCAACACGTCGTCGATCCAGGCGTTCGATCCGTCGCCGTCGCTGCTGGACTACGCCACCACCAAGGCGGGCATCGTGAACTTCACCAAGGGCCTGGCGATGAACCTGGTCGACCAGGGGATCCGGGTGAACTCGGTGGCACCCGGCCCGGTGTGGACGCCACTGATCCCGGCGACGATGCCGCCGGACGCGGTGGAGCAGTTCGGCACCCAGTCGCCGATCGGCCGGCCGGCGCAGCCGGCGGAGCTCGCGCCGTCGTTCGTCTTCTTTGCCTCGCCGGAGTCCAGCTACACCACCGGGGAGGTGCTCGCCGTGACCGGCGGTCGGCGCACGATCTGAGTGACCGCGTTCGCTATGTTGAGCGGGTGACCGACGCGCATCGGGTTGCCAGGGCCCGGCTGGGCATCGACTTCGGAACCTCCAGCACGGTGGCGGTCGTCGCGCTGCCGCAGCGGGATCCACGCCCACTGCTCTTCGACGGCTCGCCGTTGCTGCCGTCGGCGGTCTGCGTCGACCCGACCGGCCGCATCCTGGTCGGCCGGGACGCGCTGCACACGGCGATGTCCATCCCGGAGGCGTTCGAGCCGTACCCTAAGCAGCGCATCGACGACGGCACGGTCCTGCTCGGTGGTGCGGAGATCGCGGTGTCCCGGCTGTACCAGGCGGTGCTGGACCGGGTGGTGTCCGACGCGCGCCACGTCACCGGGCGCCTCGCCGGCGAACCCCTCGACGTGGTGCTCACCTGCCCGGCGGCCTGGGGACGGCAGCGGCGGGCGACCCTGCTGGCGGCCGCGCCACCCGGGGCCCGGCTGGTCGACGAGCCGGTGGCCGCCGCCCATCACTTCGTCGACCTCGCCGGGACGGACCTTGCCGACGGCCGGACCGCCGTCGTCTACGACCTCGGTGCCGGCACGTTCGACGCGGCCGTGGTGCGGCGTACCGGTGACGGGTTCGCCGTGATCGCAGCCGAGGGCGTAGCCGACTGCGGCGGGTTGGACATCGACGCGGCGATCGTGCGGCACCTGGCCGCTGCGGTTCCCGACGCGGCGGCCTGGCACCGGCTGAACCAGCCGGTCACGGCGGTGGACCGCCGCGCCCGGCAGCAACTGTGGGAGAACGTCCGCGCCGGCAAGGAGATGCTGTCGCGCACCGCGCTCACCCACATCCACCTGCCGATCCTGGAAGTTGACGCACCGCTCGGGCGGGAGACGCTCGACGAGCTCGCCGCGCCGATCATCGAGCGGACCGTCGCCACCGTCCGGGCCGCGCTGCGGGGGGCCGGCGTGGCGGCCACCGACCTCGCGGCGATCCTGCTCGCCGGTGGATCCAGCCGGATGCCGGCGGTGGCCACCGCGCTGCACCGGGCCTTCGGCATCGTGCCGAGCACAGTCGACCAGCCGGAGCTGGCGGTCGCCGAGGGGAGCCTGCGGGCAGTTGCCGCCACGCAGCCACCACCGGACCGACCGCAGCCACCACCCGTCGCGTCGACGCCGCCGGGCCCGACCTGGCCGGCGCAGCCTGCCGGGCCTGCCCCGCAGGTCACGGTCGCGGCCCCCGGGTCAGTGGACCGCCGACGGGCGTGGCGGACCGGGTCGGTTGGCCTGGCCACCGTCGGTGTGCTCGTCGCTACGCTGATCGTGTTCCGTGTCATCGACCGGGACCCACCGGTCGTCGCCGGCCCGACGGTCTCGGCGAGCCCGTCGTCGCCCAGCCCGTCGCCGAGCCCGTCGCCCACCTACCCGCCCGGCATCGACCCGTGTCTGCTGGGCACCTGGCGGGTCACGGTCAACGCCGTGTACGGGCGCATCGACAACGACCGGGTCCAGTACATCGGAGGCGCGGACACCACCATCACCTACCGGACTGACAACACCTACACGTACGACTACGCCGAGACGAAGCCGCAAACTACTACCTATGGTGGCCGCACCTATTCGAACAAGGCCCGTGGGACTGCGACCATCCGCTATCACGCCGACGGTGCCACGATGTTGGTGTCGATGGTCAGCAACGACGCTACGTCGGAAGTGCGTCGTGACGGGGTGGTCGTCAACAAGGCGTCGACGTCGTACCTCATGGAACCGCAGCAGTACCGCTGCACGCCCGAACGTCTGGTCCTGGCCAGCAGCGAGGGCAAATACACCATCGAGGCGGTCAGAGTTTCCGCGGCCACGATCCCCGGATCGGACTGACGCGGCACGGGCCAGGGAGGGTGCCTGCCTGCCAAGCTTTCCTCCCGGTGGTCGCGTCGGCGGGCGACCACCGGGAACGCTGGTCAGCCCCGGTAGGAGAGGAAAAAGCCCTCATGTGGGAAGGTGTGGAAGTTGTTGAGCTCGACCGCCTCGCCGCTGCAGTCGGGGGTCTGGTAGCCGGGGACGGAATTGAAACCGCCGCTCCAGCCGATCAGCCAGATCGCGTCGGCCGGGACCGGGTGGCAGCCGCCGTCCGGCGTGGCCTGCCGGCCGACGATGATCTGCGTGTAGGCCTGGTAGAAGACGAGGCCGGTGTCGGGGATCTTGAGTCGCTCGACAGCGGCTGCGGGCGATGCCGGTATCGTCACGGCCAGCGTGGCGATCAGGGCGGCGGCGAGACCTGCGGCGATTCGGCGGGTGGAGGCGCGCATCGGTGTCCTTCCGGGACGGATCCGAAGCTCGGTTCAGCTCAGGAGCGAAGTGACATCTGTCAATCACCTTCTATAGAGAAATTCCTCGTGTCAACTAGATGCGGATGGATCTAGTGCGTTGACCGGGAACGTCGCCGGGCCTGAGTGCCAGGCTGCCCTGGCGGCCTGTCGACCTACCAGCCGCGGGCCCGCCACTGGGGCAGCGACGGGCGTTCGGTGCCCAGCGTCGAATCGTTGCCGTGGCCGGGGTAGAACCAGGTGTCGTCGGGCAGCCGGTCGAACAGTTTGTGCTCGACGTCGTCGATCAGCGAGGCGAAGTCGCGCTGGTCGCCGCGGGTGTTGCCAACGCCACCTGGAAAAAGGGAGTCGCCAGTAAAAAGGTGCGGGACGCCGTCGGGATCGCGGTAGAGCAGGGCGATCGAGCCGGGGGTGTGCCCGACCAGGTGGATGACCTCCAATGCGCAGTCGCCGACGGCGACCCGGTCGCCGTCGGCGACCGTCCCGGTGACCACCGGTAGTTCGTCGGCGTCGGCCGGGTGGGCGAGCGACGCGGCGCCGGTGGCGGTGACCACTTCCTCCAGCGCCACCCAGTGATCCATGTGCCGGTGGGTGGTGACGACGGTGGTCAGCCCGGCCGGACCGACCAGCTGCAACAGCCGGGGTGCCTCGTTGGCCGCGTCGATCAGCACCTGCTCGTCGGTGGCGTGACAGCGCAGCAGATAGGCGTTGTTCGCCATCGGGCCGACCGCGACCTTGGTGACGCTCAACGCGGCCAACTCCCGCACCTGCTGCGGGCCGCCGACGATGACATCTCCCTGGTAGGGCAC
This window harbors:
- a CDS encoding SDR family NAD(P)-dependent oxidoreductase; the protein is MSRHLDDRVVVVTGASSGIGRACARRFAAAGATLVLLARRENALETLATECRGRGAQVLVTPLDVTDADAMADAARQAVARFGRIDVWVNNAGVNLFGPVEESPAPLWHQVVQTNLFGTYHGIRAVLPWFRDQGHGTLINVSSVAGWVPAPQQSAYVASKHAVRALSDCTRQEVRDVPGIAVCTVVAGPVDTPLLRNAANWTGRRVVPPTRPRDADQVAQAVGRLIRRPRREVYVGAGARLGVLAARLLPARTERASARTVPRTHFAHEAVDHTGGNVRCPEPPGARVTGGRQPALAHGSGRGAR
- a CDS encoding alpha/beta fold hydrolase — encoded protein: MSVLLVPPPTVPAPQPVTGRVEVPAAPSWRVRAGAPADTSWTIASLCWEQSAMITADAVRGGRRPPVVLVHGLAVAAGLCVPVARRLAASGTVLALDLPGCGHSSKPDPVPGVAELGTALASWLPAVVTEPVVLVGVSLGCQVVLETAAQAPDWVSAVVLASPIVDRDRRSWLGQLWRWRLERATQSRRLRRLQVTGYRRAGVRRVLRTFAAALADRPEDKIARVGAPVLVCRGTRDPLVSDEWAAQLRRQAPDARLVRMPGVVHAMSHDNPVEFARVIHGFLDEVAASRGGAGRADGAYRRGAGVRTPTAAR
- a CDS encoding N-acetylmuramoyl-L-alanine amidase; protein product: MGIWTDLATWRGPTVNSGNGTGALNEPADRLDEHHGIVVHIAAGYFEGTIAWQRNPASRVSSHFVVAKDGRIAQMVDTEIRAWTQRAGNRTWLSIENEGFLPDRLTPQQVEANAQLLARSHREHGVPVRNANSPLERGLGHHSMGAEHGFDWGHSQCPGPAIVAQKPTIVARAAQIITPIRPPTPPRPRWIIDDLDDPGDNVMYLVQCTTQTPNPIFVVHDSGKVRHIGPAELAYLRSLTGDDAVPTITESEPSACSRLLAEARVSQGFLQN
- a CDS encoding MMPL family transporter produces the protein MATTIGSRLTAIICGRWSAWLVLLAAAAFSTLVITFAGDPRTGNDPTGALPDTAESVQVAELRRQLPGGQLNPALVVYSRDGRPLTAADEAAIAADRDAFARDAVGGEVSPPVFAPDRTAALVAVPLPAEIDIERLGDIVDRLRAEARAGLPAGATAELTGGAGFTADVAAAFDGANVTLLAATVAVVATLLLITYRSPWLWLVPLAVVGTADVVSNGLIAIVSRAIDLRIDPSTTGIVDVLVFGAGTNYALLLIARYREELRREPDRRHALRRALGSAGPAITASALTVVLSLLTLLAAILANDRAIGVAGAVGISTAALYGLVVLPAALSVCGRGLFWPFVPRPGQADPTRTGIWARAGNLVSRRPRTVLAGSVLLLAVLATGLFDARLGLSKTEQFRVSAESIDGLATLSRSFPAGTADPVLVIADAGREQQVLDAAGTVDGVASARPTGGSDDLTVIEVVLRAEPDSAQSYQTVRDLRAAVGAVPDADALVGGSVAANLDTREAALRDLRVVVPLVLVVVLAVLIVLLRSLIAPLILVGTVVATFFAALGAATTLFTQVLGYPALDTSVPLLAFLFLVALGVDYNIFLTTRAREETPTQGTRQGMRTALAVTGGVITSAGILLAAVFAVLGVLPLVTLTEIGIIVGFGVLLDTLLVRTLLVPAIAMVLGRRFWWPGALARRPDPTPPTDPAEGLRPPHAAAVDLR
- a CDS encoding Hsp70 family protein yields the protein MTDAHRVARARLGIDFGTSSTVAVVALPQRDPRPLLFDGSPLLPSAVCVDPTGRILVGRDALHTAMSIPEAFEPYPKQRIDDGTVLLGGAEIAVSRLYQAVLDRVVSDARHVTGRLAGEPLDVVLTCPAAWGRQRRATLLAAAPPGARLVDEPVAAAHHFVDLAGTDLADGRTAVVYDLGAGTFDAAVVRRTGDGFAVIAAEGVADCGGLDIDAAIVRHLAAAVPDAAAWHRLNQPVTAVDRRARQQLWENVRAGKEMLSRTALTHIHLPILEVDAPLGRETLDELAAPIIERTVATVRAALRGAGVAATDLAAILLAGGSSRMPAVATALHRAFGIVPSTVDQPELAVAEGSLRAVAATQPPPDRPQPPPVASTPPGPTWPAQPAGPAPQVTVAAPGSVDRRRAWRTGSVGLATVGVLVATLIVFRVIDRDPPVVAGPTVSASPSSPSPSPSPSPTYPPGIDPCLLGTWRVTVNAVYGRIDNDRVQYIGGADTTITYRTDNTYTYDYAETKPQTTTYGGRTYSNKARGTATIRYHADGATMLVSMVSNDATSEVRRDGVVVNKASTSYLMEPQQYRCTPERLVLASSEGKYTIEAVRVSAATIPGSD
- a CDS encoding MarR family winged helix-turn-helix transcriptional regulator — translated: MWGPRPSGRQAVVSEIIRRLRGYTVEAGHVGHAFAALHDLHATDLQALIAVMDAEQSGDPITPGVLATQLNLTSSSVTALVDRLERAGHLHRDRDASDRRKVRLRYAAGGAELAREFFAPLGRRTDAVMAGFTDDELETVRRFLVAMGDSTRAHRDEVRAAARTVVRPGPVPVLPADGAAG
- a CDS encoding SDR family oxidoreductase → MGDDSQHPRQDPTRQYGQRQGQPVQKQHPPGSTATMDPQPDHGEQSYRGSGKLTDRRAVITGADSGIGRAVALAFAREGADVCFSYLPQEEHDARQTARLIEQAGRRAVPVPGDITEEHQCGELVRRAVEELGGIDILVNNAAYQMAQEKGIAEISTEQFDRVLKTNLYAMFWICKAAVPHMPPGSSIINTSSIQAFDPSPSLLDYATTKAGIVNFTKGLAMNLVDQGIRVNSVAPGPVWTPLIPATMPPDAVEQFGTQSPIGRPAQPAELAPSFVFFASPESSYTTGEVLAVTGGRRTI
- a CDS encoding CocE/NonD family hydrolase, whose amino-acid sequence is MLPADRPPGGRRARVGPRRLIRVRRDLSVRTRDGLRLRTDHYVAPVGRAPAVLIRTPYGRGGPIRLLGLLLASRGWHVLVQSCRGTFGSDGEFEPLRHEWADGLDTLEWLRRQPWYDGRLGTFGISYQGFGQWASAAHAGTDLRAMVAVVTAAQIRDSTYAGGSFSLDTILTWAELLSAQRVPWLARRRELLRGQPRLRAGLGHLPLAEADRIATGAAVPFFQQWLDQHQPGAAYWRSRTFHREIAQVRAPVSMVTGWHDIFLTAQLADYAALRAAGRRPVLTIGPWTHGSPGLFRTAVREAVSFFAAHLDAEPASTPGARARSAPVRVHVAGAGWRHLADWPPPATPTRWCLWPDGRLDRAVPPVSAPDQHGYDPADPTPSVGGALLVAQRAGVRDNRALEARADVLTYTSAVLDGPVEVIGPVTAEVFVRGDLPHFDVFVRLCRVDRWGRSWNVCDGLTRVDGGAVGEGDGVRRVPVALWPTACRFGSGDRLRVQVSGGAHPRWARNPGTGEPLGTARTLRAGQRWIFHDPARSSALWLPVTQG